A single window of Pygocentrus nattereri isolate fPygNat1 chromosome 24, fPygNat1.pri, whole genome shotgun sequence DNA harbors:
- the sycp2l gene encoding synaptonemal complex protein 2-like isoform X2, whose product MNLANRLEDAFFSNNVLSAVRVILEEKSSTSLIDRLDEVASRELQKNEFKNVTLILRAIEQIISKDKDCINRLVHQGVVIKMLNWFERVSEHLKMQQKASKGPVQLLEVFYEVSMSLCQSHVEENSKILEVLLLRFGAVVIDQDVKFGLRLEAIKTINSMLDNSSKDFRRKICQSDDHNFLLEEFAKVIVDVGDYEMQVAVSEALCRMTPKKLREELVGKWFNYRSFTSTFTAIRVKEFETDCRIFLNELNSYFGDSRRAFLDFTELFKPEDELLKEFWVDFNIGTSCISLFVHDPEGTLWELIHLPKEALCTYSLRECDDRKLLSVHMNVDISHGNTVGKMVQIAFDSKYDIQTAVEKVFGRGEGSELPEDPQHVAPVGEDSGIPVIPTDGTPKLASHPVTETAETRHVSFVLQTGPSLLPSTKGRKIQADDSFSLRIDSDTEVARAKVTIFGQPLSSNGSVSSVRSLPSTMSEMKSAQKRKLRPFHSEGDSRAPASERRSSKEMPRHNYTRKRPRLRSKLKVLPLSSPSSNEDEYFKESTPKRKLLERERAEDASWSQSKAKVHSLDSFHPSKETTVDSGFQEKVSFEDTVFAEDEPVIEEHEVNEEPPSLPGKKPSASTELPVGPEVTEMQLQKEESPFLTLKPRRLFPSVSLESATETMTQALMEGEESETELGSGVIAAFNTFKAQLREHFSSRYKKIEAKSLRSLTDCQKNVTSLLQTAHNQRLVHLEHFQDTVVQQLGQLEQNCLSLKNIEKETVRFWQSESDTVKSFCDEQQKRLDSLDILKEGVQVPQSQAKSTEARASVSSDASPPLLAAVPVSVETEKSQKGPNTVPAPTSSA is encoded by the exons ATGAAT CTTGCAAACAGACTAGAGGATGCATTCTTCAGTAACAATGTCCTCTCGGCCGTTAGGGTTATTCTTGAGGAGAAATCTTCCACATCTCTGATTGACCGGCTGGACGAAGTTGCAAGCAGG GAACTACAgaaaaatgaattcaaaaaTGTTACACTCATACTGCGGGCCATTGAACAAATCATCTCCAAAGACAAAGACTGCATCAACAGACTTGTCCATCAAGGTGTCGTCATAAAG ATGCTGAATTGGTTTGAAAGGGTCTCTGAACATCTGAAGATGCAGCAGAAAGCCTCCAAGGGCCCAGTGCAACTCCTGGAAGTCTTCTATGAAGTGTCCATG AGTCTTTGCCAGAGTCATGTTGAAG AAAACAGTAAGATTCTGGAAGTACTTCTGCTGAGGTTTGGCGCTGTTGTGATTGACCAGGATGTGAAATTTGGTCTGCGGCTGGAG GCAATTAAGACCATAAACTCAATGTTGGACAATTCTTCCAAAGATTTTCGGAGAAaaatctgtcagtctgatgatcATAACTTCCTGCT AGAGGAGTTTGCTAAGGTGATAGTGGATGTTGGTG ATTATGAAATGCAGGTGGCTGTATCTGAGGCACTCTGTCGAATGACTCCAAAGAAACTGAGGGAAGAATTGGTTGGCAAGTGGTTTAACTATAGAAGCTTTACATCCACTTTTACAGCCATAAGGGTCAAAGAGTTTGAAACG GACTGTAGAATATTTCTAAATGAACTCAACAGCTATTTTGGAGACTCCAGAAG AGCATTTCTGGACTTCACTGAG TTGTTTAAACCTGAGGATGAGCTCCTGAAGGAGTTCTGGGTGGACTTCAACATTGGGACATCTTGCATCAGCTTATTTGTGCACGACCCAGAG GGAACTCTGTGGGAACTTATTCATCTTCCTAAAGAAGCTCTCTGCACATATAGCCTTCGAG AATGTGATGATCGGAAGCTTTTGAGTGTTCACATGAATGTTGATATCTCTCATGGGAACACAGTTGGTAAAATGGTCCAGATTGCCTTTGACTCAAAGTATGACATCCAGACTGCAGTGGAGAAAGTCTTTGGTAGAGGGGAGGGTTCGGAATTACCAGAAGACCCACAG CATGTTGCACCAGTTGGGGAAGATTCAG GAATACCGGTTATTCCAACTGATGGTACACCAAAACTTGCCAG TCATCCTGTCACAGAGACTGCTGAAACACGTCAC GTTTCCTTTGTACTTCAGACTGGACCAAGCCTCCTGCCATCAACTAA AGGCAGAAAAATCCAAGCAGATGACAGTTTTTCTCTAAGAATTGATTCAGACACGGAG GTGGCACGGGCAAAAGTTACTATCTTCGGTCAGCCTCTTTCTTCTAATGG GTCTGTTAGCTCTGTTAGGTCTCTTCCTTCCACCATGAGTGAAATGAAATCTGCACAGAAG aGGAAACTGAGGCCATTTCACTCTGAGGGTGACAGCCGTGCTCCCGCCAGCGAGAGGCGTTCTTCCAAAGAGATGCCTCGCCACAACTACACCAGGAAAAGGCCACGACTGAGGAGTAAACTCAAAG TTCTCCCACTTTCTTCACCCAGTAGCAATGAAGATGAGTACTTCAAG GAATCGACCCCCAAACGTAAACTTTTGGAAAGGGAGAGAGCTGAAGATGCCTCATGGTCTCAAAGCAAAGCTAAAGTGCACAGTCTGGACAGCTTCCACCCATCCAAAGAGACAACTGTGGATTCAG GCTTTCAAGAAAAAGTCAGTTTTGAAGACACTGTTTTTGCAGAAGATGAACCTGTTATAGAG gagcatgaagtaaatgaagaacCACCATCTCTTCCAGGCAAAAAGCCATCAGCATCTACAG AGTTGCCTGTCGGTCCAGAAGTGACTGAGATGCAGTTGCAGAAAGAAGAGTCTCCATTCCTAACACTGAAACCCAGAAGACTTTTCCCTTCTGTCTCATTGGAGAGTGCTACAG aaaCAATGACCCAAGCCCTGATGGAGGGTGAAGAATCCGAAACAGAGTTGGGATCTGGAGTCATCGCTGCCTTTAATACATTTAAGGCTCAGCTGAGGGAACACTTCTCT TCCAGGTATAAGAAGATTGAAGCGAAGTCACTGAGGTCTTTAACTGACTGCCAGAAAAATGTGACCTCTCTGCTGCAAACGGCACACAATCAAAG ACTTGTCCATTTGGAACACTTCCAGGACACCGTTGTGCAGCAGCTGGGGCAGCTGGAGCAGAACTGTCTTTCCCTCAAAAACATCGAAAAGGAAACTGTG AGGTTTTGGCAGTCTGAGTCTGATACAGTGAAATCTTTCTGTGATGAGCAGCAGAAGAG GCTGGATTCTCTAGATATACTGAAAGAGGGTGTCCAGGTGCCCCAGAGCCAAGCAAAGAGCACTGAAGCAAGGGCCAGTGTG TCCTCGGATGCCTCCCCGCCCCTCTTGGCTGCAGTGCCAGTTAGTGTGGAGACTGAAAAAAGCCAAAAGGGTCCAAACACTGTTCCAGCACCAACATCTTCCGCTTAG
- the sycp2l gene encoding synaptonemal complex protein 2-like isoform X4, giving the protein MNLANRLEDAFFSNNVLSAVRVILEEKSSTSLIDRLDEVASRELQKNEFKNVTLILRAIEQIISKDKDCINRLVHQGVVIKMLNWFERVSEHLKMQQKASKGPVQLLEVFYEVSMSLCQSHVEENSKILEVLLLRFGAVVIDQDVKFGLRLEAIKTINSMLDNSSKDFRRKICQSDDHNFLLEEFAKVIVDVGDYEMQVAVSEALCRMTPKKLREELVGKWFNYRSFTSTFTAIRVKEFETDCRIFLNELNSYFGDSRRVFSFPCTRAFLDFTELFKPEDELLKEFWVDFNIGTSCISLFVHDPEGTLWELIHLPKEALCTYSLRVGKMVQIAFDSKYDIQTAVEKVFGRGEGSELPEDPQHVAPVGEDSGIPVIPTDGTPKLASHPVTETAETRHVSFVLQTGPSLLPSTKGRKIQADDSFSLRIDSDTEVARAKVTIFGQPLSSNGSVSSVRSLPSTMSEMKSAQKRKLRPFHSEGDSRAPASERRSSKEMPRHNYTRKRPRLRSKLKVLPLSSPSSNEDEYFKESTPKRKLLERERAEDASWSQSKAKVHSLDSFHPSKETTVDSGFQEKVSFEDTVFAEDEPVIEEHEVNEEPPSLPGKKPSASTELPVGPEVTEMQLQKEESPFLTLKPRRLFPSVSLESATETMTQALMEGEESETELGSGVIAAFNTFKAQLREHFSSRYKKIEAKSLRSLTDCQKNVTSLLQTAHNQRLVHLEHFQDTVVQQLGQLEQNCLSLKNIEKETVRFWQSESDTVKSFCDEQQKRLDSLDILKEGVQVPQSQAKSTEARASVSSDASPPLLAAVPVSVETEKSQKGPNTVPAPTSSA; this is encoded by the exons ATGAAT CTTGCAAACAGACTAGAGGATGCATTCTTCAGTAACAATGTCCTCTCGGCCGTTAGGGTTATTCTTGAGGAGAAATCTTCCACATCTCTGATTGACCGGCTGGACGAAGTTGCAAGCAGG GAACTACAgaaaaatgaattcaaaaaTGTTACACTCATACTGCGGGCCATTGAACAAATCATCTCCAAAGACAAAGACTGCATCAACAGACTTGTCCATCAAGGTGTCGTCATAAAG ATGCTGAATTGGTTTGAAAGGGTCTCTGAACATCTGAAGATGCAGCAGAAAGCCTCCAAGGGCCCAGTGCAACTCCTGGAAGTCTTCTATGAAGTGTCCATG AGTCTTTGCCAGAGTCATGTTGAAG AAAACAGTAAGATTCTGGAAGTACTTCTGCTGAGGTTTGGCGCTGTTGTGATTGACCAGGATGTGAAATTTGGTCTGCGGCTGGAG GCAATTAAGACCATAAACTCAATGTTGGACAATTCTTCCAAAGATTTTCGGAGAAaaatctgtcagtctgatgatcATAACTTCCTGCT AGAGGAGTTTGCTAAGGTGATAGTGGATGTTGGTG ATTATGAAATGCAGGTGGCTGTATCTGAGGCACTCTGTCGAATGACTCCAAAGAAACTGAGGGAAGAATTGGTTGGCAAGTGGTTTAACTATAGAAGCTTTACATCCACTTTTACAGCCATAAGGGTCAAAGAGTTTGAAACG GACTGTAGAATATTTCTAAATGAACTCAACAGCTATTTTGGAGACTCCAGAAG AGTGTTCTCATTTCCATGCACTAGAGCATTTCTGGACTTCACTGAG TTGTTTAAACCTGAGGATGAGCTCCTGAAGGAGTTCTGGGTGGACTTCAACATTGGGACATCTTGCATCAGCTTATTTGTGCACGACCCAGAG GGAACTCTGTGGGAACTTATTCATCTTCCTAAAGAAGCTCTCTGCACATATAGCCTTCGAG TTGGTAAAATGGTCCAGATTGCCTTTGACTCAAAGTATGACATCCAGACTGCAGTGGAGAAAGTCTTTGGTAGAGGGGAGGGTTCGGAATTACCAGAAGACCCACAG CATGTTGCACCAGTTGGGGAAGATTCAG GAATACCGGTTATTCCAACTGATGGTACACCAAAACTTGCCAG TCATCCTGTCACAGAGACTGCTGAAACACGTCAC GTTTCCTTTGTACTTCAGACTGGACCAAGCCTCCTGCCATCAACTAA AGGCAGAAAAATCCAAGCAGATGACAGTTTTTCTCTAAGAATTGATTCAGACACGGAG GTGGCACGGGCAAAAGTTACTATCTTCGGTCAGCCTCTTTCTTCTAATGG GTCTGTTAGCTCTGTTAGGTCTCTTCCTTCCACCATGAGTGAAATGAAATCTGCACAGAAG aGGAAACTGAGGCCATTTCACTCTGAGGGTGACAGCCGTGCTCCCGCCAGCGAGAGGCGTTCTTCCAAAGAGATGCCTCGCCACAACTACACCAGGAAAAGGCCACGACTGAGGAGTAAACTCAAAG TTCTCCCACTTTCTTCACCCAGTAGCAATGAAGATGAGTACTTCAAG GAATCGACCCCCAAACGTAAACTTTTGGAAAGGGAGAGAGCTGAAGATGCCTCATGGTCTCAAAGCAAAGCTAAAGTGCACAGTCTGGACAGCTTCCACCCATCCAAAGAGACAACTGTGGATTCAG GCTTTCAAGAAAAAGTCAGTTTTGAAGACACTGTTTTTGCAGAAGATGAACCTGTTATAGAG gagcatgaagtaaatgaagaacCACCATCTCTTCCAGGCAAAAAGCCATCAGCATCTACAG AGTTGCCTGTCGGTCCAGAAGTGACTGAGATGCAGTTGCAGAAAGAAGAGTCTCCATTCCTAACACTGAAACCCAGAAGACTTTTCCCTTCTGTCTCATTGGAGAGTGCTACAG aaaCAATGACCCAAGCCCTGATGGAGGGTGAAGAATCCGAAACAGAGTTGGGATCTGGAGTCATCGCTGCCTTTAATACATTTAAGGCTCAGCTGAGGGAACACTTCTCT TCCAGGTATAAGAAGATTGAAGCGAAGTCACTGAGGTCTTTAACTGACTGCCAGAAAAATGTGACCTCTCTGCTGCAAACGGCACACAATCAAAG ACTTGTCCATTTGGAACACTTCCAGGACACCGTTGTGCAGCAGCTGGGGCAGCTGGAGCAGAACTGTCTTTCCCTCAAAAACATCGAAAAGGAAACTGTG AGGTTTTGGCAGTCTGAGTCTGATACAGTGAAATCTTTCTGTGATGAGCAGCAGAAGAG GCTGGATTCTCTAGATATACTGAAAGAGGGTGTCCAGGTGCCCCAGAGCCAAGCAAAGAGCACTGAAGCAAGGGCCAGTGTG TCCTCGGATGCCTCCCCGCCCCTCTTGGCTGCAGTGCCAGTTAGTGTGGAGACTGAAAAAAGCCAAAAGGGTCCAAACACTGTTCCAGCACCAACATCTTCCGCTTAG
- the sycp2l gene encoding synaptonemal complex protein 2-like isoform X1: protein MNLANRLEDAFFSNNVLSAVRVILEEKSSTSLIDRLDEVASRELQKNEFKNVTLILRAIEQIISKDKDCINRLVHQGVVIKMLNWFERVSEHLKMQQKASKGPVQLLEVFYEVSMSLCQSHVEENSKILEVLLLRFGAVVIDQDVKFGLRLEAIKTINSMLDNSSKDFRRKICQSDDHNFLLEEFAKVIVDVGDYEMQVAVSEALCRMTPKKLREELVGKWFNYRSFTSTFTAIRVKEFETDCRIFLNELNSYFGDSRRVFSFPCTRAFLDFTELFKPEDELLKEFWVDFNIGTSCISLFVHDPEGTLWELIHLPKEALCTYSLRECDDRKLLSVHMNVDISHGNTVGKMVQIAFDSKYDIQTAVEKVFGRGEGSELPEDPQHVAPVGEDSGIPVIPTDGTPKLASHPVTETAETRHVSFVLQTGPSLLPSTKGRKIQADDSFSLRIDSDTEVARAKVTIFGQPLSSNGSVSSVRSLPSTMSEMKSAQKRKLRPFHSEGDSRAPASERRSSKEMPRHNYTRKRPRLRSKLKVLPLSSPSSNEDEYFKESTPKRKLLERERAEDASWSQSKAKVHSLDSFHPSKETTVDSGFQEKVSFEDTVFAEDEPVIEEHEVNEEPPSLPGKKPSASTELPVGPEVTEMQLQKEESPFLTLKPRRLFPSVSLESATETMTQALMEGEESETELGSGVIAAFNTFKAQLREHFSSRYKKIEAKSLRSLTDCQKNVTSLLQTAHNQRLVHLEHFQDTVVQQLGQLEQNCLSLKNIEKETVRFWQSESDTVKSFCDEQQKRLDSLDILKEGVQVPQSQAKSTEARASVSSDASPPLLAAVPVSVETEKSQKGPNTVPAPTSSA from the exons ATGAAT CTTGCAAACAGACTAGAGGATGCATTCTTCAGTAACAATGTCCTCTCGGCCGTTAGGGTTATTCTTGAGGAGAAATCTTCCACATCTCTGATTGACCGGCTGGACGAAGTTGCAAGCAGG GAACTACAgaaaaatgaattcaaaaaTGTTACACTCATACTGCGGGCCATTGAACAAATCATCTCCAAAGACAAAGACTGCATCAACAGACTTGTCCATCAAGGTGTCGTCATAAAG ATGCTGAATTGGTTTGAAAGGGTCTCTGAACATCTGAAGATGCAGCAGAAAGCCTCCAAGGGCCCAGTGCAACTCCTGGAAGTCTTCTATGAAGTGTCCATG AGTCTTTGCCAGAGTCATGTTGAAG AAAACAGTAAGATTCTGGAAGTACTTCTGCTGAGGTTTGGCGCTGTTGTGATTGACCAGGATGTGAAATTTGGTCTGCGGCTGGAG GCAATTAAGACCATAAACTCAATGTTGGACAATTCTTCCAAAGATTTTCGGAGAAaaatctgtcagtctgatgatcATAACTTCCTGCT AGAGGAGTTTGCTAAGGTGATAGTGGATGTTGGTG ATTATGAAATGCAGGTGGCTGTATCTGAGGCACTCTGTCGAATGACTCCAAAGAAACTGAGGGAAGAATTGGTTGGCAAGTGGTTTAACTATAGAAGCTTTACATCCACTTTTACAGCCATAAGGGTCAAAGAGTTTGAAACG GACTGTAGAATATTTCTAAATGAACTCAACAGCTATTTTGGAGACTCCAGAAG AGTGTTCTCATTTCCATGCACTAGAGCATTTCTGGACTTCACTGAG TTGTTTAAACCTGAGGATGAGCTCCTGAAGGAGTTCTGGGTGGACTTCAACATTGGGACATCTTGCATCAGCTTATTTGTGCACGACCCAGAG GGAACTCTGTGGGAACTTATTCATCTTCCTAAAGAAGCTCTCTGCACATATAGCCTTCGAG AATGTGATGATCGGAAGCTTTTGAGTGTTCACATGAATGTTGATATCTCTCATGGGAACACAGTTGGTAAAATGGTCCAGATTGCCTTTGACTCAAAGTATGACATCCAGACTGCAGTGGAGAAAGTCTTTGGTAGAGGGGAGGGTTCGGAATTACCAGAAGACCCACAG CATGTTGCACCAGTTGGGGAAGATTCAG GAATACCGGTTATTCCAACTGATGGTACACCAAAACTTGCCAG TCATCCTGTCACAGAGACTGCTGAAACACGTCAC GTTTCCTTTGTACTTCAGACTGGACCAAGCCTCCTGCCATCAACTAA AGGCAGAAAAATCCAAGCAGATGACAGTTTTTCTCTAAGAATTGATTCAGACACGGAG GTGGCACGGGCAAAAGTTACTATCTTCGGTCAGCCTCTTTCTTCTAATGG GTCTGTTAGCTCTGTTAGGTCTCTTCCTTCCACCATGAGTGAAATGAAATCTGCACAGAAG aGGAAACTGAGGCCATTTCACTCTGAGGGTGACAGCCGTGCTCCCGCCAGCGAGAGGCGTTCTTCCAAAGAGATGCCTCGCCACAACTACACCAGGAAAAGGCCACGACTGAGGAGTAAACTCAAAG TTCTCCCACTTTCTTCACCCAGTAGCAATGAAGATGAGTACTTCAAG GAATCGACCCCCAAACGTAAACTTTTGGAAAGGGAGAGAGCTGAAGATGCCTCATGGTCTCAAAGCAAAGCTAAAGTGCACAGTCTGGACAGCTTCCACCCATCCAAAGAGACAACTGTGGATTCAG GCTTTCAAGAAAAAGTCAGTTTTGAAGACACTGTTTTTGCAGAAGATGAACCTGTTATAGAG gagcatgaagtaaatgaagaacCACCATCTCTTCCAGGCAAAAAGCCATCAGCATCTACAG AGTTGCCTGTCGGTCCAGAAGTGACTGAGATGCAGTTGCAGAAAGAAGAGTCTCCATTCCTAACACTGAAACCCAGAAGACTTTTCCCTTCTGTCTCATTGGAGAGTGCTACAG aaaCAATGACCCAAGCCCTGATGGAGGGTGAAGAATCCGAAACAGAGTTGGGATCTGGAGTCATCGCTGCCTTTAATACATTTAAGGCTCAGCTGAGGGAACACTTCTCT TCCAGGTATAAGAAGATTGAAGCGAAGTCACTGAGGTCTTTAACTGACTGCCAGAAAAATGTGACCTCTCTGCTGCAAACGGCACACAATCAAAG ACTTGTCCATTTGGAACACTTCCAGGACACCGTTGTGCAGCAGCTGGGGCAGCTGGAGCAGAACTGTCTTTCCCTCAAAAACATCGAAAAGGAAACTGTG AGGTTTTGGCAGTCTGAGTCTGATACAGTGAAATCTTTCTGTGATGAGCAGCAGAAGAG GCTGGATTCTCTAGATATACTGAAAGAGGGTGTCCAGGTGCCCCAGAGCCAAGCAAAGAGCACTGAAGCAAGGGCCAGTGTG TCCTCGGATGCCTCCCCGCCCCTCTTGGCTGCAGTGCCAGTTAGTGTGGAGACTGAAAAAAGCCAAAAGGGTCCAAACACTGTTCCAGCACCAACATCTTCCGCTTAG
- the sycp2l gene encoding synaptonemal complex protein 2-like isoform X5, producing MNELQKNEFKNVTLILRAIEQIISKDKDCINRLVHQGVVIKMLNWFERVSEHLKMQQKASKGPVQLLEVFYEVSMSLCQSHVEENSKILEVLLLRFGAVVIDQDVKFGLRLEAIKTINSMLDNSSKDFRRKICQSDDHNFLLEEFAKVIVDVGDYEMQVAVSEALCRMTPKKLREELVGKWFNYRSFTSTFTAIRVKEFETDCRIFLNELNSYFGDSRRVFSFPCTRAFLDFTELFKPEDELLKEFWVDFNIGTSCISLFVHDPEGTLWELIHLPKEALCTYSLRECDDRKLLSVHMNVDISHGNTVGKMVQIAFDSKYDIQTAVEKVFGRGEGSELPEDPQHVAPVGEDSGIPVIPTDGTPKLASHPVTETAETRHVSFVLQTGPSLLPSTKGRKIQADDSFSLRIDSDTEVARAKVTIFGQPLSSNGSVSSVRSLPSTMSEMKSAQKRKLRPFHSEGDSRAPASERRSSKEMPRHNYTRKRPRLRSKLKVLPLSSPSSNEDEYFKESTPKRKLLERERAEDASWSQSKAKVHSLDSFHPSKETTVDSGFQEKVSFEDTVFAEDEPVIEEHEVNEEPPSLPGKKPSASTELPVGPEVTEMQLQKEESPFLTLKPRRLFPSVSLESATETMTQALMEGEESETELGSGVIAAFNTFKAQLREHFSSRYKKIEAKSLRSLTDCQKNVTSLLQTAHNQRLVHLEHFQDTVVQQLGQLEQNCLSLKNIEKETVRFWQSESDTVKSFCDEQQKRLDSLDILKEGVQVPQSQAKSTEARASVSSDASPPLLAAVPVSVETEKSQKGPNTVPAPTSSA from the exons ATGAAT GAACTACAgaaaaatgaattcaaaaaTGTTACACTCATACTGCGGGCCATTGAACAAATCATCTCCAAAGACAAAGACTGCATCAACAGACTTGTCCATCAAGGTGTCGTCATAAAG ATGCTGAATTGGTTTGAAAGGGTCTCTGAACATCTGAAGATGCAGCAGAAAGCCTCCAAGGGCCCAGTGCAACTCCTGGAAGTCTTCTATGAAGTGTCCATG AGTCTTTGCCAGAGTCATGTTGAAG AAAACAGTAAGATTCTGGAAGTACTTCTGCTGAGGTTTGGCGCTGTTGTGATTGACCAGGATGTGAAATTTGGTCTGCGGCTGGAG GCAATTAAGACCATAAACTCAATGTTGGACAATTCTTCCAAAGATTTTCGGAGAAaaatctgtcagtctgatgatcATAACTTCCTGCT AGAGGAGTTTGCTAAGGTGATAGTGGATGTTGGTG ATTATGAAATGCAGGTGGCTGTATCTGAGGCACTCTGTCGAATGACTCCAAAGAAACTGAGGGAAGAATTGGTTGGCAAGTGGTTTAACTATAGAAGCTTTACATCCACTTTTACAGCCATAAGGGTCAAAGAGTTTGAAACG GACTGTAGAATATTTCTAAATGAACTCAACAGCTATTTTGGAGACTCCAGAAG AGTGTTCTCATTTCCATGCACTAGAGCATTTCTGGACTTCACTGAG TTGTTTAAACCTGAGGATGAGCTCCTGAAGGAGTTCTGGGTGGACTTCAACATTGGGACATCTTGCATCAGCTTATTTGTGCACGACCCAGAG GGAACTCTGTGGGAACTTATTCATCTTCCTAAAGAAGCTCTCTGCACATATAGCCTTCGAG AATGTGATGATCGGAAGCTTTTGAGTGTTCACATGAATGTTGATATCTCTCATGGGAACACAGTTGGTAAAATGGTCCAGATTGCCTTTGACTCAAAGTATGACATCCAGACTGCAGTGGAGAAAGTCTTTGGTAGAGGGGAGGGTTCGGAATTACCAGAAGACCCACAG CATGTTGCACCAGTTGGGGAAGATTCAG GAATACCGGTTATTCCAACTGATGGTACACCAAAACTTGCCAG TCATCCTGTCACAGAGACTGCTGAAACACGTCAC GTTTCCTTTGTACTTCAGACTGGACCAAGCCTCCTGCCATCAACTAA AGGCAGAAAAATCCAAGCAGATGACAGTTTTTCTCTAAGAATTGATTCAGACACGGAG GTGGCACGGGCAAAAGTTACTATCTTCGGTCAGCCTCTTTCTTCTAATGG GTCTGTTAGCTCTGTTAGGTCTCTTCCTTCCACCATGAGTGAAATGAAATCTGCACAGAAG aGGAAACTGAGGCCATTTCACTCTGAGGGTGACAGCCGTGCTCCCGCCAGCGAGAGGCGTTCTTCCAAAGAGATGCCTCGCCACAACTACACCAGGAAAAGGCCACGACTGAGGAGTAAACTCAAAG TTCTCCCACTTTCTTCACCCAGTAGCAATGAAGATGAGTACTTCAAG GAATCGACCCCCAAACGTAAACTTTTGGAAAGGGAGAGAGCTGAAGATGCCTCATGGTCTCAAAGCAAAGCTAAAGTGCACAGTCTGGACAGCTTCCACCCATCCAAAGAGACAACTGTGGATTCAG GCTTTCAAGAAAAAGTCAGTTTTGAAGACACTGTTTTTGCAGAAGATGAACCTGTTATAGAG gagcatgaagtaaatgaagaacCACCATCTCTTCCAGGCAAAAAGCCATCAGCATCTACAG AGTTGCCTGTCGGTCCAGAAGTGACTGAGATGCAGTTGCAGAAAGAAGAGTCTCCATTCCTAACACTGAAACCCAGAAGACTTTTCCCTTCTGTCTCATTGGAGAGTGCTACAG aaaCAATGACCCAAGCCCTGATGGAGGGTGAAGAATCCGAAACAGAGTTGGGATCTGGAGTCATCGCTGCCTTTAATACATTTAAGGCTCAGCTGAGGGAACACTTCTCT TCCAGGTATAAGAAGATTGAAGCGAAGTCACTGAGGTCTTTAACTGACTGCCAGAAAAATGTGACCTCTCTGCTGCAAACGGCACACAATCAAAG ACTTGTCCATTTGGAACACTTCCAGGACACCGTTGTGCAGCAGCTGGGGCAGCTGGAGCAGAACTGTCTTTCCCTCAAAAACATCGAAAAGGAAACTGTG AGGTTTTGGCAGTCTGAGTCTGATACAGTGAAATCTTTCTGTGATGAGCAGCAGAAGAG GCTGGATTCTCTAGATATACTGAAAGAGGGTGTCCAGGTGCCCCAGAGCCAAGCAAAGAGCACTGAAGCAAGGGCCAGTGTG TCCTCGGATGCCTCCCCGCCCCTCTTGGCTGCAGTGCCAGTTAGTGTGGAGACTGAAAAAAGCCAAAAGGGTCCAAACACTGTTCCAGCACCAACATCTTCCGCTTAG